One segment of Herbaspirillum hiltneri N3 DNA contains the following:
- a CDS encoding efflux transporter outer membrane subunit: MTATTKSPPRSTAFQPAPLLSAAAIATALLLGGCAVGPDYVRPQLDLPTAYKEQGPWKNAEPGQIDSNQRWWEAYNDTVLNGLIEQANQANQNIRLAEAQYRQAQATAAIARASLWPSIGASAGATRAQTNSPTAGSRLADTYSVGLNASWEADIWGRVRRSVENGDAASQASAASLGAARLSIQATLAQNYLQLRVTDLQKDLYARTVAAYTRSFQLTQHQYDAGVALRSDVAQAETQLRSAQAQLIDLDATRNQLEHAIAILLGKAPAAFSLAPLTTDSAALQASMPAIPTGLPSDLLERRPDIANAERLAAAANANIGVARAAYFPTLTLNASGGYSGVSFSQLFDTPSRVWSLGSTLAAVLFDGGARSARNDQATAAFDGAVATYKQTVLGGLQEVEDNLSTLRVLDQESQVQDQAVKAAQLSERLALSQYQAGTTTYLSVVTTQATSLTNQRTAVTLLGRQLVASVALIKATGGGWTVADIDKAATSAASGKAGQ; encoded by the coding sequence ATGACAGCGACCACCAAATCGCCACCCCGCTCCACCGCATTCCAGCCAGCCCCCCTGTTGTCCGCCGCGGCCATCGCAACCGCCCTGCTGCTCGGCGGCTGCGCAGTCGGTCCTGATTACGTCCGCCCGCAACTCGACTTGCCCACGGCCTACAAGGAACAAGGCCCATGGAAAAACGCCGAACCCGGCCAGATCGACAGCAACCAGCGCTGGTGGGAGGCTTATAACGACACCGTGCTCAACGGCCTGATCGAGCAAGCCAACCAGGCCAACCAGAACATTCGCCTTGCCGAAGCGCAATATCGCCAGGCCCAGGCCACCGCCGCCATCGCGCGCGCCAGCCTGTGGCCGTCGATCGGCGCCTCGGCCGGCGCAACGCGGGCGCAGACCAACAGCCCGACCGCCGGCAGCCGGCTGGCCGATACCTATTCGGTCGGCCTCAATGCCTCGTGGGAAGCCGACATCTGGGGTCGCGTGCGGCGCTCGGTGGAAAACGGTGATGCCGCCAGCCAGGCCAGCGCGGCCAGCCTGGGCGCGGCGCGTCTGAGCATTCAGGCCACGCTGGCGCAGAACTACCTGCAATTGCGCGTGACCGACCTGCAAAAGGATTTGTATGCACGCACCGTAGCCGCCTATACGCGCTCGTTCCAGTTGACCCAACATCAATACGACGCTGGCGTGGCGCTGCGCTCGGATGTGGCGCAGGCGGAAACGCAATTGCGTTCGGCGCAGGCGCAACTGATCGATCTCGACGCCACCCGCAACCAGCTCGAGCACGCCATCGCCATCCTGCTCGGCAAAGCACCAGCCGCCTTTTCGCTGGCGCCGCTGACCACCGACAGCGCTGCATTGCAGGCAAGCATGCCGGCGATCCCGACCGGACTGCCATCCGATCTGCTGGAACGCCGTCCCGACATCGCCAACGCCGAGCGCCTGGCCGCAGCCGCCAACGCCAACATCGGCGTGGCGCGCGCGGCGTATTTCCCGACATTGACGCTGAACGCATCCGGCGGTTACAGCGGCGTGTCGTTCTCCCAGTTGTTCGATACGCCCAGCCGTGTCTGGTCGCTGGGCAGCACACTGGCAGCGGTGCTGTTCGACGGCGGCGCACGCAGCGCGCGCAACGACCAGGCTACCGCAGCGTTCGACGGCGCCGTCGCCACCTACAAGCAAACGGTGCTGGGCGGCTTGCAGGAAGTCGAAGACAACCTGTCGACGCTGCGTGTCCTCGATCAGGAAAGCCAGGTGCAGGATCAGGCGGTGAAGGCGGCGCAGCTGTCCGAGCGGCTGGCGCTGAGCCAATACCAGGCCGGCACCACCACTTATCTCTCGGTCGTGACGACACAGGCGACTTCGCTGACCAATCAGCGTACCGCCGTCACCCTGCTGGGCCGCCAGCTGGTGGCCAGCGTGGCGCTGATCAAGGC
- a CDS encoding LacI family DNA-binding transcriptional regulator yields MALSPDPRLPADGANESGRARVSDIARAAGVSTATVDRVLNQRPGVRAATMQKVLKAAAALDYLPEADLYKAMQPKPMRLVFLLPPQSNRFMQMLGDYIAFSEEQLAPFNVKCKCHHIEGFNPSVLAKRLLHYGRQADGVAFMALEHPLVREAVNTLVAEGIPVVTLISDLSNSRRAAYVGMDNRAAGRTAGYLLGRFLGGGNAGGGKAKPMKVAMIAGSLSYRGHEEREMGFLHVLEEMFPHLQVVGLREGHDDADTNYKQARTLLEQYPDLAGMYNIGGASDGVGRALRESGREQKVVFIGHGLTPDTRGLLIDGTVDAILTQHPQNMIMNCVRIFGNLRDRKEALAGVEAVRISVMLRENLP; encoded by the coding sequence ATGGCACTTTCCCCTGATCCCCGCCTGCCGGCCGACGGCGCCAACGAGAGCGGCCGCGCACGTGTAAGCGACATTGCACGCGCCGCCGGCGTGTCCACCGCCACGGTCGACCGCGTACTCAACCAGCGTCCCGGCGTGCGTGCCGCGACCATGCAAAAAGTCCTGAAGGCCGCCGCCGCGCTCGACTATCTGCCGGAGGCCGATCTGTACAAGGCGATGCAACCCAAGCCGATGCGGCTGGTGTTCTTGCTGCCGCCGCAAAGCAATCGCTTCATGCAGATGCTGGGCGACTACATCGCTTTTTCCGAAGAGCAGCTGGCGCCGTTCAATGTGAAATGCAAATGCCATCACATCGAAGGCTTCAACCCCAGCGTGCTGGCCAAGCGGCTACTGCACTACGGCCGCCAGGCCGACGGCGTGGCTTTCATGGCGCTCGAACATCCGCTGGTGCGCGAAGCGGTGAACACGCTGGTGGCCGAAGGCATCCCGGTGGTGACGCTGATTTCGGATCTGTCGAATTCGCGCCGTGCAGCTTACGTCGGCATGGACAATCGTGCGGCGGGCCGCACGGCCGGCTATCTGCTGGGACGTTTTCTCGGCGGCGGCAATGCCGGTGGCGGCAAGGCCAAACCGATGAAGGTCGCGATGATTGCCGGCAGCCTCAGTTATCGCGGCCATGAAGAGCGCGAGATGGGATTCCTGCATGTGCTGGAAGAGATGTTCCCGCATTTGCAGGTGGTCGGCCTGCGCGAGGGGCATGACGACGCCGACACCAATTACAAACAGGCGCGCACGCTGCTGGAGCAATATCCGGATCTGGCCGGCATGTACAACATCGGCGGCGCGTCGGACGGCGTTGGACGCGCGCTCAGGGAAAGCGGGCGCGAGCAGAAGGTGGTGTTCATCGGGCATGGCCTGACGCCGGATACGCGCGGGCTGCTGATCGATGGAACGGTGGATGCGATTCTGACGCAGCATCCGCAGAACATGATCATGAATTGCGTGCGGATATTCGGGAATTTGCGGGACAGGAAGGAGGCGTTGGCGGGGGTGGAGGCGGTGAGGATTAGTGTGATGTTGAGGGAGAATTTGCCTTAA
- a CDS encoding TRAP transporter substrate-binding protein — protein MHAMTRRHFLKTASVASAAAATGLYAGSASAAAEFTLKYGNNLPMTHPMNVRAKEMAAKIAAESKGRVDFQVYPNGQLGTDTDMLSQVRAGAIDFFTISPEVLGTLVSAGQISGVGFAFKDYNQVWAAMDGDLGAYVRKQIAATTSLFAFERCWDNGYRQVTTSTRPIHKPEDFKGMKLRVPPSPLATSLFRSFDAAPTSINFAEVYSSLQTKIVEGQENPLAVISTVKFYEVQKYCSMTNHVWSGFWFMGNKKSFERMPKELQEIVTRNVNEAGIKQRVDVKALNESLVADMKGKGMQFNETDNEAFRAKLRASGFYTEWHKKFGPDAWAMLEKYTGKLA, from the coding sequence ATGCATGCCATGACACGCCGCCACTTTCTGAAGACCGCTTCCGTCGCCTCGGCCGCCGCCGCGACCGGACTGTATGCAGGCTCGGCCAGCGCCGCAGCTGAATTCACGCTGAAGTACGGCAACAACCTGCCGATGACGCATCCGATGAATGTGCGCGCCAAGGAAATGGCGGCCAAGATCGCCGCCGAGTCCAAGGGCCGCGTCGACTTCCAGGTCTATCCCAACGGCCAGCTCGGCACCGACACCGACATGCTGTCGCAGGTGCGCGCCGGCGCCATCGACTTCTTCACCATCTCGCCGGAAGTGCTCGGCACGCTGGTGTCGGCAGGCCAGATCAGCGGCGTCGGCTTCGCCTTCAAGGACTACAACCAGGTGTGGGCGGCGATGGACGGCGACCTTGGCGCTTACGTGCGCAAGCAGATCGCCGCGACGACGTCGTTGTTTGCGTTCGAACGCTGCTGGGACAACGGCTATCGCCAGGTGACCACCAGCACGCGCCCGATTCACAAGCCCGAGGATTTCAAGGGCATGAAGCTGCGCGTGCCGCCGAGCCCGCTGGCGACGTCCTTGTTCCGCTCTTTCGACGCCGCGCCGACCAGCATCAATTTCGCCGAGGTGTATTCCTCGCTGCAGACCAAGATCGTCGAAGGCCAGGAGAATCCGCTGGCGGTGATTTCCACCGTCAAGTTCTATGAAGTGCAGAAGTACTGTTCGATGACCAACCACGTGTGGAGCGGCTTCTGGTTCATGGGCAACAAGAAGTCGTTTGAACGCATGCCGAAAGAGTTGCAAGAGATCGTCACGCGCAACGTCAATGAAGCCGGCATCAAGCAGCGCGTCGACGTCAAGGCCTTGAACGAATCCCTGGTGGCCGACATGAAGGGCAAGGGCATGCAGTTCAACGAGACCGACAACGAGGCCTTCCGCGCCAAGCTGCGCGCTTCCGGCTTCTACACCGAATGGCACAAGAAGTTCGGTCCCGATGCGTGGGCGATGCTCGAAAAATACACCGGGAAGCTGGCCTGA
- a CDS encoding TRAP transporter large permease, translated as MNYADAASAPANPLARLLAGVNRNVMHVVAAVAATLVVVETGVLLAGVIYRYALHDPLIWSDELASTLFIWLSMLGAVLALDRGEHMRLTAIVNKLSDKWRVWLETVAALIVCIFVLMIIHPAVDHASEQMAITTPALEIPDGLRAAALPVGAILMFLAAIARMASRSSVKQVLSAVAVVAVIGAVLWISKPALLAMGNYNLIVFFVVLIGVCVAGGIPIAFAFGTATMAYLTIATGAPMMIVVSRMDEGMSSLILLSVPLFVLLGSLLEISGLARTLIDFMAALLGHVRGGLQYVLLGAMFLVSGISGSKAADMAAIAPALFPEMKKRGSKPEELVALLSSSGAMTETIPPSLVLITIGAVCSVSITALFIGGLMPAVIATIAIGIVCWFRARREPMPDVKRASIGVIGKTLIAAIPALALPMLIRVAVIEGVATATEVATIGVAYTIVVGLVMHAFMKHLDFKRIYPMLVEAATLSGAILLIIGMATSMAWALTQSGFSAKLVSLMQGVPGGGFGFLLITIVIFIVLGSILEGIPAIVLFGPLLFPVARSLGIHDVHYAMVVILAMGIGLFAPPFGVGFYAACAIGKVSPDKVFNRVWGYLAALVVALLVVAAVPWISIGFLEH; from the coding sequence ATGAACTACGCTGACGCTGCATCGGCGCCGGCCAACCCGCTGGCGCGTCTGCTGGCGGGCGTGAACCGCAATGTGATGCACGTTGTCGCCGCCGTGGCGGCAACGCTGGTGGTGGTGGAAACCGGCGTGCTGCTGGCCGGCGTGATCTACCGCTATGCGTTGCACGATCCGCTGATCTGGTCGGATGAACTGGCCTCCACGCTGTTCATCTGGCTGTCGATGCTGGGCGCGGTATTGGCGCTGGACCGGGGCGAGCACATGCGCCTGACTGCCATCGTCAACAAGCTCTCCGACAAATGGCGCGTCTGGCTGGAAACCGTCGCCGCGCTGATCGTCTGCATCTTCGTATTGATGATCATCCATCCCGCCGTCGACCATGCCTCGGAGCAGATGGCGATCACCACGCCGGCCCTGGAAATCCCCGACGGCCTGCGCGCAGCTGCCCTGCCGGTGGGCGCGATCCTGATGTTCCTGGCAGCGATTGCACGCATGGCCAGCCGCTCCAGCGTCAAACAGGTGCTCTCTGCGGTCGCGGTCGTGGCAGTAATCGGCGCCGTGCTGTGGATCAGCAAGCCGGCCTTGCTGGCCATGGGCAATTACAACCTGATCGTGTTCTTCGTGGTGCTGATCGGTGTCTGTGTCGCAGGCGGCATTCCGATCGCGTTTGCGTTTGGCACGGCCACCATGGCCTACCTGACGATTGCCACCGGCGCGCCGATGATGATCGTGGTCAGCCGCATGGATGAAGGCATGTCCAGCCTGATCCTGCTGTCGGTGCCGCTGTTCGTGCTGCTCGGTTCGCTGCTGGAAATCAGCGGCCTTGCCAGAACGCTCATCGATTTCATGGCCGCCTTGCTGGGCCACGTGCGGGGCGGACTGCAATACGTGCTGCTGGGCGCGATGTTCCTGGTCTCGGGCATCTCCGGCTCGAAAGCGGCCGACATGGCCGCCATCGCTCCGGCGCTGTTCCCTGAAATGAAGAAGCGCGGCTCCAAGCCGGAAGAGCTGGTGGCTTTGCTGTCGTCTTCCGGTGCCATGACCGAGACGATTCCGCCGAGCCTGGTGCTGATCACCATCGGTGCGGTGTGCAGCGTGTCGATCACAGCCCTGTTCATCGGCGGGCTGATGCCGGCGGTGATCGCCACGATCGCCATCGGCATCGTCTGCTGGTTCCGCGCCCGCCGCGAACCGATGCCGGATGTGAAGCGCGCTTCCATCGGCGTGATCGGCAAGACCCTGATTGCCGCGATTCCCGCACTGGCCTTGCCGATGCTGATCCGCGTGGCGGTGATCGAAGGCGTGGCTACTGCAACCGAAGTCGCAACGATCGGCGTGGCGTACACCATCGTGGTCGGCCTGGTCATGCATGCCTTCATGAAGCATCTCGACTTCAAGCGCATCTATCCGATGCTGGTGGAAGCGGCGACCTTGTCGGGGGCGATCCTGCTGATCATCGGCATGGCGACTTCGATGGCCTGGGCGCTGACGCAGTCGGGCTTCTCGGCCAAGCTGGTGTCGCTGATGCAGGGCGTGCCGGGCGGCGGTTTCGGTTTCCTGCTGATCACGATCGTGATCTTCATCGTGCTGGGCAGCATCCTGGAAGGGATTCCGGCGATCGTGCTGTTCGGACCGCTGCTGTTCCCGGTGGCGCGGTCACTGGGCATCCATGACGTGCATTACGCCATGGTAGTGATCCTGGCAATGGGCATCGGCCTGTTCGCACCACCCTTCGGCGTCGGCTTCTATGCCGCTTGCGCGATCGGCAAGGTGTCGCCGGACAAGGTCTTCAACCGCGTCTGGGGCTATCTGGCGGCGCTGGTGGTTGCGCTGCTGGTGGTGGCTGCGGTGCCGTGGATTTCGATCGGCTTTCTTGAACACTAA
- a CDS encoding SDR family NAD(P)-dependent oxidoreductase codes for MNQNDSGARVALVTGGAMGIGAAISQRLARDGYTVLVSDINLEAARATADKINADGGKAAPLAMDVSKPESIAKAFADVEKDYGRCDVLVNNAGVAKTFPFLDYPIDNWLLTMNINVTGVMLCGQHAARMMVRRKWGRIVNISSVSGIRAGAGRTAYGTSKAAVIGLTRQMAIELAEHGVTVNSVAPGPVDTPLTQAVHSPETRKSFTAGVPMHRYGSTDEIAAAVSFLAAEDSSYVTGHVVPVDGGFVAAGILDI; via the coding sequence ATGAACCAAAATGACAGCGGCGCCCGCGTGGCGCTCGTGACGGGCGGAGCCATGGGTATCGGCGCCGCAATTTCCCAGCGTCTGGCGCGCGACGGTTACACCGTACTGGTCTCGGACATCAACCTGGAAGCGGCCAGGGCGACCGCCGACAAGATCAACGCTGACGGCGGCAAGGCAGCGCCGCTGGCGATGGATGTCAGCAAGCCGGAATCCATCGCCAAAGCCTTCGCCGACGTCGAAAAGGACTATGGCCGCTGCGACGTGCTGGTCAACAATGCCGGCGTTGCCAAGACCTTCCCCTTTCTCGATTACCCGATCGACAACTGGCTGCTGACGATGAACATCAACGTCACCGGCGTGATGCTGTGCGGCCAGCATGCGGCGCGCATGATGGTGCGCCGCAAGTGGGGCCGCATCGTCAATATTTCTTCCGTCTCGGGCATTCGCGCCGGCGCCGGCCGCACCGCCTACGGCACTTCCAAGGCCGCGGTAATCGGACTGACGCGCCAGATGGCGATCGAGCTGGCCGAACACGGCGTCACCGTCAACAGCGTCGCCCCGGGTCCGGTGGACACGCCGCTGACGCAGGCAGTGCACTCGCCGGAAACCCGCAAGAGCTTCACTGCCGGCGTGCCGATGCATCGCTACGGCAGCACCGACGAGATCGCCGCGGCAGTATCTTTCCTGGCGGCTGAAGATTCGTCCTACGTCACCGGCCATGTGGTGCCGGTGGACGGCGGCTTCGTGGCCGCGGGCATTCTCGACATCTGA